The Candidatus Hydrogenedentota bacterium region CGGCTGCCGCAGGATGGTCGTATAAAAATCCGTTTGAGCGGGAAAGAAATTGATATTCGTGTCTCCGTGATCCCTATTGCCCACGGTGAACGGGTTGTCATGCGTATTCTCGAAAAGGGCAATTTCATGTTCAGTTTGGAAGAATTGGGCATGGATGAACGGGATCACAAATTAATGGACCGCCTCATTACCAGCTCACATGGTATTGTGCTTGTAACCGGTCCTACAGGTTCGGGAAAATCGACGACCCTCTACGCTTCCTTGGCACGGGTGAACTCGCCCGATAAAAATATTATCACCGTTGAAGACCCCATTGAATACCTGATTGCCGGTATCGGACAGATACAAGTACGACCCAAAATAGGATTGACTTTCTCTGCGGGACTGCGCAGCATTCTCCGCCAAGACCCGGACATTATTCTTGTCGGTGAAATTCGAGACATGGAAACCGCTGAAATGGCCGTGCAAGCCTCCCTTACGGGCCATCTCGTTTTTGCTACCCTTCACACCAACGATAGCGCCGGCGCCGTTACACGTTTAATCAACATGGGCATTGAGCCTTTCCTTGTCACCTCATCCACGATTGCCATCCAAGCACAACGTCTTGTGCGCCGCGTCTGTCAGGTATGCAAACAGGGCTACGAGCCTGATCCCGACAGTTTGCGCGATCTCGGTATCCAACTGGACGATCCCCGTTTGAAAATGCTTTACCGAGGTGAAGGTTGTGATAAGTGCGCGCAGCGCGGCTACTACGGACGAAGCGGTATCTTTGAATTGATGGTCATGTCAAATCATATCCAAGAGTTGGTTCTTCACGGCGCCGATTCCAATGTCATCAAACGGGAAGCACGCCGCGAAGGGATGCGGACTTTGCGCGAAGATGGCGCGGAGAAAATGTTGCGCGGCGAAACTACCATTGAAGAAATCCTCCGTGTCACGCGGGATGAGGTTTTAGACTAAACAATGAAAAGAAGCTATGGCTGTATTTGAATACAAAGCAATTATAAAAAGCACCGGCAAAACGACACGGGGCGTCATTGACGCTGAAAGTGCCGCGCAAGCACGCAGCCGCCTTCGTGAACAGGGGCTCTACCCGACGGATATCAATCAAGATACTTCCGGAGCCGACAGTACCAAAAAAGGATTAAAGATCGGATTTACTAACCGCGGGCGTGTCTCCGGTCGTGATATCGCGCTGATGACGCGACAATTGGCCGTGTTGCTCCGTGCCGGTATGCCCGTGCTGGAAGCCTTGAACGCTTTGATCGACCAAACCAGCCGTGTCCGTCTCCGCGCCATTATTTATGATGTTCGCGACAAGGTGAATAGCGGTAATACCTTGGGAGATTCACTAGGAGCCCATCCCCGCGTCTTTTCTGAACTCTATGTAAATATGGTACGCGCCGGGGAAGCGAGCGGTACTTTAGAACAAGTTTTAGTGCGCCTCGCCGACATACTCGAGCGACAGGCAAAACTCCGCGCGCAGATCTTATCAGCCCTTGCTTATCCTTCCTTTATGGCCTTGTTCGCTGTAGCAATCATCGTGTTTCTTGTCATGGTTATTGTGCCGCGAATCACTAAGATGTTTGAACGTCAGGAAACGGAATTGCCGGCGATCACCAAAGCCTTGATCGGTGTTAGTGAATGGACCGCTTCATTTTGGTGGGTGATTTTATTGGTCATCTTCGGCGTCTTTTCGTTGTGGCGTTTGTGGGTTTCCCGTCCCGAAGGCCGCAAACGCTGGGATCAGATGAAACTCAGGTTTCCGCTATATGGAACCCTTCACCTGAAATTAATTTGTGCACGATTTGCCAGAACCATGGGAACCATGTTGCAAAGCGGTCTCACCGTGCTGCCTGCGCTTGAGATCGTCAATGAAATTTTGGGTAACAGCTTCATCCAAATGCAAATGGATGACGTTAAGGTAGGTGTACGCCGTGGTCGTGACTTGGCGCAGCCTTTAAAAGAAACGGGATTGTTTCCGCCCATGCTAATCCATATGATTGAGCTTGGCCAACGCAGCGGAGAAATCGAAAATATGTTGATTCAAATAGCCGACACTTTCGATGAAGATGTTCGGTTGACTATAGATGCCCTTGTCGCGTTAATTGAACCGGCCATAATCATATGTATGGGCTTATTTGTCGGGCTTCTGGTCTTGGCTATTTTGTTGCCAATTTTCCAGATGAGCACCAATATTGGAGGATCGTAAATGATGAATAGAACATTGCAAACGCCAAAGAAAAGACTGTCGTCTCAAAGTGGTTTTACCCTTATCGAACTCATGGTCGTAGTCTCAATTATTGCCATACTCGCGACTACTGCCGGTATCTATTTGTTCGGTGCCCTGGATGATGCAGACGTCGCAAAAGCGAAGACCGAAATCAAAGCACTGAAAACGGCTGTCACCGCCTACATGATGAAAAACAATCGCCGTTTACCCGATTCCTTAGAAAGTGTGTCTGAATTCATGGATCCTCCTAAAATTCCGCTGGATCCTTGGGGCAACCCTTATCTCTACACCAAAGAAGGCACCCGCAAATACAAAATAGTGTCCATGGGTGCTGATGGTTCACAGGGCGGTACGGGAATCAATGCTGATATTTCCAGTGACGAGTTCTAATGTGCGCTTCCTTTCAGGCGAAGCTTTAGAATACCGGCGGCAAAATCAACGAAGCTGCGCCGGATTCACGCTGCTCGAACTTTCGGTAGTCATTCTTATTATTGGACTCATTGCGGCCGTTTCACTGCCTCAATTGGTGCCTTTACTTGTCTTTTCAGAATTGGAAGGACAGGCAAGAAAAATCGCCCATTACGGTTCTGCCGTTATCGCTGAAGCCGCCTTGTTCAATCGCGAATTGAAAGTGTATATCGATTTAGATGAACAAGAGATCTACACCATGGAAATTGTCTATCCCCAGCCGGAAAGTGAAGACGGTGCCGTCGATTCGCTCAATGTTTTTTCTGAATTCAAAAAAGCAAATAACTACACCGCCGCCGAACTTACTGAAATGATGGCAGGCGCAGAAAAAGGCAGCAAACGGTTGAGCGGAAATCTTCCTGACGAATTTGATCCCGCCGAAGCAGACGATCAGATGAAAAAAAATTTTGATTTGAGGCAACAGCAGCTGTTGATTACGCGCGCCAAAAACGTGAAACAAGATCACGGATTTCTCAGCGAAATAGGCCCTTTGTTTGACGACGGATTTGAATTAAGCTGGTCGGAGCCAACGGAAGAGGAGGTGGCGGGTCCGCTTCTTGAAAAAATTCATTTGCCTGAGGGCATTCGTGTCAGCGCCGTAGAGACCAACAACAGCACCGTCAACCGTGGTGTCATAGAAATACCGATCCCTTCGCTCGGCCTTGAACATTCCGTTTTCTTCACCCTAGTCAATATGGATGATGACCGCTTCATCATAGAATGGAATCCTGTGTCGGGACGAGGCATGGCAAAGGCGGGAGGGTTCTAAGGTGCGTAACGACGCTGTTGCTATGCTGCAAAAACGGTCAGGATTTACCCTAATAGAGGTGTTAATCGCGTTGACCATTCTCGCCGGCGGGCTTTTTGTCTTGGTGAACACTCACTATTCTGCTCTAAATCTTCATCTGATCACAGAAGAAGAAGTTGATAACCGTTCGCTCCTTGAGAGTATTCTAGGGCGTGCAGAATTGGGGATAGCTGCGGGCGAATTAAGCGGCGGGGGAGACTTCGGTTCACGATACCCCGGGTATAGCTGGAGTTATGAGGCGGAACAAGTAGGGGAAGAAGGAGGAAGCCCGTTACTGTCTGATACTTTATTCTATCGGGTTACCGCGACGCTCATGAAATCCGGCGGTGAAAGTAAATCCTTAGAGTTTTTTAGTTTTAGTAATTCGGAAATGGAAACGATCCAACAACGACCTTAGGAGTTTTGCCTGTGTGTCAGGTATGCAAAAAATATACTCGTGCCGGCTCCGAGGTGCTCGGATTTACATTGCTCGAATTGTTGATTGCAATTATTATCCTTGCCATTATTACGAGTATCGTCTATGGCAGTTTCGCCTCTGTTACCGGCACCATGGATATTGCCAGAAGCAAAGCGGAACGCTTAAGGTTTAAACAAGTCGTCTGGAAAAATCTGTCCGACAATTTGCAAGGGGTCTATATAGATGCAGCCGGCTTACAGCCGGAATATCAATTTCTGGGTGAGTCCGGTGACGGACCCTTTGGACCTGCTGATACGCTGCGTTTCGCTACATCGCTGCCTATGCCTGGGGCGAGGGCGTTACCCGGCGTCACACGGGTGGTGAGCTATGCGTTGGTAGATCAAAATGAAGCAGCCAGAGAGGTTTCCGATCTCTTCATTCCCGATGATGACCGTCCCGACAGCATTTTACTTGTTAAAGAACAACCTTTGGAATTGGAGTCGGGCGATTTCATGGCGACATCAGATTCCAACGCCGAGGGAAAGAACACACAGGCGATCCCCATTGCATCCATGGATATCCGTTATTTTGACAGCGTACGCAAGGACTGGGTCGATGACTGGGATTCTGTAGAGGAGCGCCGCTTACCCAGTGGTATACATATCAAGATTAATTTTCCGAGAAGTGAAGAGGAGCGACAAGAAATGTCCCGTTCGGGAATTGATCTCTCAGAGAATCCCGACTTAGAAATCATGATGACCTTGCCTTTAGGACTGGATGTAGAATTTCCTTTCCCAGACTTTAACAATCTCAGATTTACAGACAATGATATACTTTAAAACTCACAGAATCCTAATACCACTGAACCGATCACGTTCTCGCAAAGACGGGATAGCCTTATTGTTGGCTTTGGTTTTTGTGGCGCTCTTGTCCGCTTTGGTCTTCGCATTTCTGTATGAAATGGAGGTGGAGGCTGTTTTTTCACAAAACCAAGGAGCTGATTTCCAAGCCAAGCTTGCCGCACGCT contains the following coding sequences:
- the tadA gene encoding Flp pilus assembly complex ATPase component TadA — encoded protein: SVRVRYRIDGVLYEKFTVPRAQQAALVSRVKIMANLNIAEHRLPQDGRIKIRLSGKEIDIRVSVIPIAHGERVVMRILEKGNFMFSLEELGMDERDHKLMDRLITSSHGIVLVTGPTGSGKSTTLYASLARVNSPDKNIITVEDPIEYLIAGIGQIQVRPKIGLTFSAGLRSILRQDPDIILVGEIRDMETAEMAVQASLTGHLVFATLHTNDSAGAVTRLINMGIEPFLVTSSTIAIQAQRLVRRVCQVCKQGYEPDPDSLRDLGIQLDDPRLKMLYRGEGCDKCAQRGYYGRSGIFELMVMSNHIQELVLHGADSNVIKREARREGMRTLREDGAEKMLRGETTIEEILRVTRDEVLD
- the gspF gene encoding type II secretion system inner membrane protein GspF, which gives rise to MAVFEYKAIIKSTGKTTRGVIDAESAAQARSRLREQGLYPTDINQDTSGADSTKKGLKIGFTNRGRVSGRDIALMTRQLAVLLRAGMPVLEALNALIDQTSRVRLRAIIYDVRDKVNSGNTLGDSLGAHPRVFSELYVNMVRAGEASGTLEQVLVRLADILERQAKLRAQILSALAYPSFMALFAVAIIVFLVMVIVPRITKMFERQETELPAITKALIGVSEWTASFWWVILLVIFGVFSLWRLWVSRPEGRKRWDQMKLRFPLYGTLHLKLICARFARTMGTMLQSGLTVLPALEIVNEILGNSFIQMQMDDVKVGVRRGRDLAQPLKETGLFPPMLIHMIELGQRSGEIENMLIQIADTFDEDVRLTIDALVALIEPAIIICMGLFVGLLVLAILLPIFQMSTNIGGS
- a CDS encoding prepilin-type N-terminal cleavage/methylation domain-containing protein, with the translated sequence MMNRTLQTPKKRLSSQSGFTLIELMVVVSIIAILATTAGIYLFGALDDADVAKAKTEIKALKTAVTAYMMKNNRRLPDSLESVSEFMDPPKIPLDPWGNPYLYTKEGTRKYKIVSMGADGSQGGTGINADISSDEF
- a CDS encoding type II secretion system protein — its product is MLIFPVTSSNVRFLSGEALEYRRQNQRSCAGFTLLELSVVILIIGLIAAVSLPQLVPLLVFSELEGQARKIAHYGSAVIAEAALFNRELKVYIDLDEQEIYTMEIVYPQPESEDGAVDSLNVFSEFKKANNYTAAELTEMMAGAEKGSKRLSGNLPDEFDPAEADDQMKKNFDLRQQQLLITRAKNVKQDHGFLSEIGPLFDDGFELSWSEPTEEEVAGPLLEKIHLPEGIRVSAVETNNSTVNRGVIEIPIPSLGLEHSVFFTLVNMDDDRFIIEWNPVSGRGMAKAGGF
- a CDS encoding prepilin-type N-terminal cleavage/methylation domain-containing protein; translation: MRNDAVAMLQKRSGFTLIEVLIALTILAGGLFVLVNTHYSALNLHLITEEEVDNRSLLESILGRAELGIAAGELSGGGDFGSRYPGYSWSYEAEQVGEEGGSPLLSDTLFYRVTATLMKSGGESKSLEFFSFSNSEMETIQQRP
- a CDS encoding prepilin-type N-terminal cleavage/methylation domain-containing protein translates to MCQVCKKYTRAGSEVLGFTLLELLIAIIILAIITSIVYGSFASVTGTMDIARSKAERLRFKQVVWKNLSDNLQGVYIDAAGLQPEYQFLGESGDGPFGPADTLRFATSLPMPGARALPGVTRVVSYALVDQNEAAREVSDLFIPDDDRPDSILLVKEQPLELESGDFMATSDSNAEGKNTQAIPIASMDIRYFDSVRKDWVDDWDSVEERRLPSGIHIKINFPRSEEERQEMSRSGIDLSENPDLEIMMTLPLGLDVEFPFPDFNNLRFTDNDIL